A single region of the Corallococcus caeni genome encodes:
- the grpE gene encoding nucleotide exchange factor GrpE encodes MSGTQDNDKGSIQTDIGQDVIDEAVRSVERRMDEDAGSAGTEVELDVSAPAAEADASTPEVAPPTEDAAALRQEVESLRAQLDFSQTKARETLERLKEAHERAKDFQDRAIRSAADLENYRKRAQKEKEDVQKFGVEKLLKDLLPVVDNLDRALDAAGKSPDFDSFQKGVAMTRKSFEDSLSRHGVKGFSAKGQPFDPRLHEAIQQVETAEVPAGHVVYEVTRGFYLNDRLVRPAMVVVARAPEPVAAAPQAAPASTEAPKSAEEGSSAAPQTPAPSDSSSGGSQ; translated from the coding sequence GTGTCGGGTACCCAGGACAATGACAAGGGCAGCATCCAGACGGACATCGGGCAGGACGTGATCGACGAGGCGGTTCGCAGCGTCGAGCGTCGGATGGACGAAGACGCCGGCAGCGCGGGCACGGAGGTGGAGCTGGACGTCTCCGCCCCGGCCGCCGAAGCGGACGCCTCCACCCCCGAAGTCGCTCCCCCCACCGAGGACGCGGCCGCGCTCCGCCAGGAGGTGGAGTCGCTGCGCGCGCAGCTGGACTTCAGCCAGACCAAGGCCCGCGAGACGCTGGAGCGCTTGAAGGAAGCGCACGAGCGCGCCAAGGACTTCCAGGACCGGGCCATCCGCTCCGCCGCGGACCTGGAGAACTACCGCAAGCGCGCGCAGAAGGAGAAGGAGGACGTCCAGAAGTTCGGCGTGGAGAAGCTCCTCAAGGACCTGCTCCCCGTGGTGGACAACCTGGACCGCGCGCTCGACGCCGCCGGCAAGTCCCCCGACTTCGACAGCTTCCAGAAGGGCGTGGCCATGACGCGCAAGTCCTTCGAGGACTCGCTCAGCCGCCACGGCGTGAAGGGCTTCTCCGCCAAGGGCCAGCCCTTCGACCCGCGCCTGCACGAGGCCATCCAGCAGGTGGAGACCGCTGAGGTGCCGGCGGGCCACGTCGTCTATGAGGTGACGCGCGGCTTCTACCTCAACGACCGCCTGGTGCGTCCCGCCATGGTCGTCGTCGCCCGCGCGCCGGAGCCCGTGGCCGCGGCGCCGCAAGCCGCGCCCGCCAGCACGGAAGCGCCGAAGTCCGCTGAAGAAGGAAGCAGCGCGGCGCCCCAGACGCCCGCGCCGTCCGACAGTTCCTCCGGGGGGAGTCAGTAG
- a CDS encoding YsnF/AvaK domain-containing protein, with amino-acid sequence MMIKRNDIKEGMTVRSSDGEKLGKVFAVSDAEFHIEKGMFFPKDYLVRYSEVSDIRNGEIYLNHGREALRGLSDSDTAVMAGRGGGAGVGPGAVGATAATATGSTTGGIGAGLKTGTAKVTDVPRTGLGTDKAGIKDRDLRAERIANEDVTLRTHHEELGVTKHQRSAGEAQVRKIVVEETKTVEVPLRHEEVEVVRRVAKDPIPGDVATFQEETIRIPLHAEEAELTRRAYTDEEITIHKRPIEERRSMEGRVRHEELGDVTVVRTEGDADEEKRRAGYKANPDIDPLKRS; translated from the coding sequence ATGATGATCAAGCGCAACGACATCAAGGAAGGGATGACGGTCCGCAGCAGCGACGGCGAGAAGCTGGGCAAGGTCTTCGCCGTGAGCGACGCCGAGTTCCACATCGAGAAGGGGATGTTCTTCCCGAAGGACTATCTCGTCCGCTACTCGGAGGTGAGCGACATCCGCAACGGGGAGATCTACCTCAACCACGGCCGCGAGGCGCTGCGGGGGCTGTCGGACTCGGACACCGCGGTGATGGCGGGCCGGGGTGGCGGCGCGGGCGTGGGTCCCGGCGCGGTGGGCGCGACGGCGGCGACGGCCACGGGCAGCACCACGGGCGGGATTGGCGCGGGGCTGAAGACGGGCACCGCGAAGGTGACCGACGTGCCGAGGACCGGCCTGGGCACGGACAAGGCCGGCATCAAGGACCGCGACCTGCGCGCGGAGCGCATCGCGAACGAGGACGTCACGCTGCGCACGCACCATGAGGAGCTGGGCGTCACCAAGCACCAGCGCTCCGCGGGCGAGGCCCAGGTGCGGAAGATCGTCGTGGAGGAGACGAAGACGGTGGAGGTGCCCCTGCGCCACGAGGAGGTGGAGGTGGTGCGCCGCGTGGCGAAGGACCCCATCCCCGGCGACGTGGCGACCTTCCAGGAGGAGACCATCCGCATCCCCCTGCACGCGGAGGAGGCGGAGCTCACCAGGCGCGCGTACACGGATGAGGAGATCACCATCCACAAGCGCCCCATCGAGGAGCGCCGCAGCATGGAGGGCCGCGTCCGCCACGAGGAACTGGGTGACGTGACGGTGGTGCGCACCGAGGGCGACGCGGACGAGGAGAAGCGCCGCGCCGGCTACAAGGCGAACCCGGACATCGACCCGCTCAAGCGCTCCTAG
- a CDS encoding branched-chain amino acid ABC transporter permease: MSQLLQHLINGLAAGTIYALVALGYTMVYGVLKLINFAHGDVMMVGVYMGYATAFALGRQAQRSLWGVVVIFAVAMVGCALLGFLIERFAYRPLREKPRLTALITAIGISFALSYGFQLDIGFLPGASPRAFPEVIVPSEWFIIGDRDVVVWNWQVISFLIAVGLMAALQFLVYRTRFGKAMRAVSFDHRTAALMGIPTDRIIALTFMLSSALAAGAGLLYAIKDTSVSPLMGLYVGLKAFVAAVIGGIGNVPGAVVGALLLGLVEEFVVGYAASTWRDAVAFGFLILVLLVKPGGLFGRVAAEKV; this comes from the coding sequence ATGTCGCAGCTTCTCCAGCACCTCATCAACGGTCTGGCCGCCGGCACCATCTACGCCCTCGTCGCCCTGGGCTACACGATGGTGTACGGCGTCCTCAAGCTCATCAACTTCGCCCACGGCGACGTGATGATGGTCGGCGTCTACATGGGCTACGCGACCGCCTTCGCCCTCGGGCGTCAGGCGCAGCGTTCCCTGTGGGGCGTGGTCGTCATCTTCGCGGTGGCCATGGTGGGGTGCGCGCTGCTCGGCTTCCTCATCGAGCGCTTCGCCTACCGGCCGCTGCGCGAGAAGCCGCGCCTCACCGCGCTCATCACCGCCATCGGCATCTCGTTCGCGCTGTCGTACGGCTTCCAACTGGACATCGGCTTTTTGCCGGGCGCGTCCCCCCGGGCCTTCCCGGAGGTCATCGTCCCCAGCGAGTGGTTCATCATTGGCGACCGTGACGTGGTGGTGTGGAACTGGCAGGTCATCAGCTTCCTCATCGCCGTGGGGCTGATGGCCGCGCTCCAGTTCCTCGTGTACCGCACGCGCTTCGGCAAGGCGATGCGCGCGGTGTCCTTCGACCACCGCACCGCGGCGCTGATGGGCATCCCCACCGACCGCATCATCGCGCTGACGTTCATGCTCTCCAGCGCGCTGGCGGCGGGCGCGGGGCTGCTCTACGCCATCAAGGACACGTCGGTGAGTCCGCTCATGGGTCTGTACGTGGGCCTGAAGGCCTTCGTGGCGGCGGTCATCGGCGGCATCGGCAACGTGCCGGGCGCCGTGGTGGGCGCGCTCTTGCTGGGCCTGGTGGAGGAGTTCGTCGTGGGCTACGCGGCCAGCACCTGGCGTGACGCGGTAGCCTTCGGCTTCCTCATCCTGGTGCTGCTGGTGAAGCCGGGCGGCCTCTTCGGCCGCGTCGCGGCGGAGAAGGTCTGA
- a CDS encoding transcriptional regulator produces MAEKWDRQLMDFLKRTGEDLKRTTDDLRGEAERLLKEVKDPEKQAKVKEGLVQLRTWAAATTKTAADKIETAVRRVETSVEEAFKPGSSASPGSTPPPGEAARAAPAQEAAPSRPARAKTAAKPKAADKSIGRKKTAGAPAAPKGARAAKKSASKKTLGRKKPAPGA; encoded by the coding sequence ATGGCCGAGAAGTGGGACAGGCAGTTGATGGACTTCCTCAAGCGCACCGGCGAGGACCTCAAGCGCACCACGGACGACCTCCGCGGCGAGGCCGAGCGCCTCCTCAAGGAAGTGAAGGATCCGGAGAAGCAGGCCAAGGTGAAGGAGGGCCTGGTGCAGCTGCGCACCTGGGCCGCCGCCACCACCAAGACGGCCGCGGACAAGATCGAGACCGCCGTGCGCCGCGTGGAGACCTCCGTCGAGGAGGCCTTCAAGCCCGGCTCCAGCGCCAGCCCCGGCTCCACCCCTCCGCCCGGCGAGGCCGCCAGGGCCGCCCCGGCGCAGGAGGCCGCCCCCAGCCGCCCGGCCCGCGCGAAGACCGCCGCCAAGCCGAAGGCCGCCGACAAGTCCATCGGGCGCAAGAAGACTGCGGGCGCTCCCGCCGCCCCCAAGGGCGCCCGGGCCGCGAAGAAATCAGCTTCCAAGAAAACGTTGGGCCGCAAGAAACCCGCGCCCGGGGCGTGA
- a CDS encoding ABC transporter substrate-binding protein, protein MRRLAPMLLAALAVLAAACEKKTQPTGEAGGQPAAQAPATAQGGGTPPAGDDVIVLGEVGALTGGQATFGISSRNGIALALKEANAAGGVKGKKLVVRVYDDQSKPEEAAQAVTRLITQDKVVLILGEVASSSSLAMAEKAQAAGVPMITPSSTNPSVTEKGDNIFRVCFIDPFQGFVMAKFARENLKLNKVAVLQDNKSAYSIGLTEVFRQKFAEMGGKITVTESYSQGDTDYRAQLTAIKKTQPEGIYVPGYYSEVGVIARQARELGLKVPLMGGDGWDSEKLFELGGSAIDGSYFSNHYSPDNPDARVKKFIADYKADYNGAVPDALAALAYDAARVAIEALKNAPDTSGPALRAAIAKTKDFPGVAGNITLDEKRNAVKSAVVLKVADGKSTYVTTISP, encoded by the coding sequence ATGCGACGACTTGCCCCGATGCTCCTCGCCGCGCTCGCCGTCCTGGCGGCCGCCTGCGAGAAGAAGACGCAGCCCACGGGAGAGGCGGGAGGCCAGCCCGCGGCACAGGCCCCGGCCACCGCGCAGGGCGGCGGCACGCCCCCGGCGGGTGACGACGTCATCGTGCTGGGCGAAGTGGGCGCGCTGACGGGCGGTCAGGCGACGTTCGGCATCTCCAGCCGCAATGGCATCGCGCTGGCGCTGAAGGAGGCCAATGCCGCGGGCGGCGTGAAGGGCAAGAAGCTGGTCGTGCGCGTGTACGACGACCAGAGCAAGCCCGAGGAGGCGGCGCAGGCCGTCACCCGCCTCATCACCCAGGACAAGGTGGTGCTCATCCTGGGCGAGGTGGCGTCCTCCAGCTCCCTGGCCATGGCGGAGAAGGCGCAGGCGGCCGGCGTGCCCATGATCACCCCGTCGTCCACCAACCCCTCCGTGACGGAGAAGGGCGACAACATCTTCCGCGTCTGCTTCATCGACCCGTTCCAGGGCTTCGTGATGGCGAAGTTCGCGCGGGAGAACCTCAAGCTCAACAAGGTCGCCGTCCTCCAGGACAACAAGAGCGCCTACTCCATTGGCCTCACGGAGGTGTTCCGCCAGAAGTTCGCGGAGATGGGCGGCAAGATCACCGTCACGGAGAGCTACAGCCAGGGTGACACGGACTACCGCGCGCAGCTGACCGCCATCAAGAAGACGCAGCCGGAGGGCATCTACGTGCCGGGCTACTACAGCGAGGTGGGCGTCATCGCCCGCCAGGCGCGCGAGCTGGGCCTGAAGGTGCCGCTGATGGGCGGCGACGGCTGGGACTCCGAGAAGCTCTTCGAGCTGGGCGGCAGCGCCATCGACGGCAGCTACTTCTCCAACCACTACTCGCCGGACAACCCGGACGCGCGCGTGAAGAAGTTCATCGCGGACTACAAGGCGGACTACAACGGCGCGGTGCCGGACGCGCTCGCGGCGCTGGCGTATGACGCCGCGCGCGTCGCCATCGAGGCGCTCAAGAACGCGCCGGACACCAGCGGCCCGGCCCTGCGCGCGGCCATCGCGAAGACGAAGGACTTCCCCGGCGTGGCGGGCAACATCACGCTGGATGAGAAGCGCAACGCGGTGAAGTCCGCCGTGGTGCTGAAGGTCGCGGACGGCAAGTCCACCTACGTCACCACCATCTCTCCGTAG
- the dnaK gene encoding molecular chaperone DnaK — MAKVIGIDLGTTNSCVAVMEGGEPVVIPNSEGSRTTPSMVGFTDSGERLVGQIAKRQAITNPENTVFAAKRLIGRKYDSPEARKAIGVSSFKVAPSPNGDAWVEIRGKGYSPPEVSAIVLMKMKQTAEDYLGEPVTEAVITVPAYFNDSQRQATKDAGRIAGLNVLRIINEPTAAALAYGLDKVKDATTERVAVYDLGGGTFDISILELTAGVFEVKSTNGDTFLGGEDFDQRLIDYLAKRFAEQNNGLDLRKDRMALQRLKEAAERAKHELSSAPETEVNLPFITADASGPKHLTETVDRSTFEALVADLIDRSIEPCRIALKDAGVTAQAINQVLLVGGMTRMPRVQQKVKEFFGKEPHKGINPDEVVAVGAAIQGGVLKGEVKDVLLLDVTPLSLGVETAGGVFTKIIDKNTTIPCKKGQVFSTAVDNQPLVSVHVLQGEREMAADNKTLARFELVGIPPAPRGVPQIEVSFDIDANGIVHVSARDLGTGKQQQVRVVGNSGLTEAEIQAMITDAQSHSADDKKKKELAELRNNADGLIYTTEKSLEEYANLLSEKDKGEIQADLERLRSVLNTSDAGVLKEAFQRLEGSAYRIADAIYTDQAKSG; from the coding sequence ATGGCGAAGGTGATTGGAATCGACCTGGGAACCACCAACTCCTGCGTCGCCGTGATGGAAGGCGGCGAGCCGGTGGTCATCCCCAACAGCGAAGGCAGCCGCACCACGCCCTCCATGGTGGGCTTCACCGACTCCGGTGAACGCCTGGTGGGCCAGATTGCCAAGCGGCAGGCCATCACCAACCCGGAGAACACGGTCTTCGCGGCCAAGCGCCTCATCGGCCGCAAGTACGACTCGCCGGAGGCGAGGAAGGCCATTGGCGTCTCCTCCTTCAAGGTGGCGCCCAGCCCCAACGGCGACGCGTGGGTGGAGATCCGGGGCAAGGGCTACAGCCCGCCGGAAGTCAGCGCCATCGTGCTGATGAAGATGAAGCAGACGGCGGAGGACTACCTGGGTGAGCCCGTCACCGAGGCGGTCATCACCGTCCCCGCCTACTTCAACGACAGCCAGCGCCAGGCGACGAAGGACGCGGGCCGCATCGCCGGCCTCAACGTGCTGCGCATCATCAACGAGCCCACGGCCGCGGCGCTCGCGTACGGCCTGGACAAGGTGAAGGACGCCACCACGGAGCGCGTCGCCGTCTACGACCTGGGCGGCGGCACGTTCGATATCTCCATCCTGGAGCTGACCGCCGGCGTGTTCGAGGTCAAGAGCACCAACGGCGACACGTTCCTGGGCGGCGAGGACTTCGACCAGCGCCTCATCGACTACCTGGCCAAGCGCTTCGCGGAGCAGAACAACGGCCTGGACCTGCGCAAGGACCGCATGGCGCTCCAGCGCCTGAAGGAAGCCGCCGAGCGCGCCAAGCACGAGCTGTCCAGCGCCCCGGAGACGGAGGTCAACCTCCCGTTCATCACCGCGGACGCGTCCGGCCCCAAGCACCTCACGGAGACCGTGGACCGGTCCACCTTCGAGGCCCTGGTGGCGGACCTCATCGACCGCTCCATCGAGCCGTGCCGCATCGCGCTCAAGGACGCGGGCGTCACCGCGCAGGCCATCAACCAGGTCCTCCTGGTGGGCGGCATGACGCGCATGCCGCGCGTGCAGCAGAAGGTGAAGGAGTTCTTCGGCAAGGAGCCCCACAAGGGCATCAACCCGGATGAAGTGGTGGCCGTGGGCGCCGCCATCCAGGGCGGCGTGCTCAAGGGCGAGGTGAAGGACGTCCTCCTCCTGGACGTCACGCCGCTGTCGCTGGGCGTGGAGACCGCGGGCGGCGTCTTCACGAAGATCATCGACAAGAACACCACCATCCCCTGCAAGAAGGGCCAGGTGTTCTCCACCGCGGTGGACAACCAGCCGCTCGTGTCCGTGCACGTCCTCCAGGGCGAGCGCGAGATGGCGGCGGACAACAAGACGCTGGCGCGCTTCGAACTGGTCGGCATCCCGCCCGCGCCGCGCGGCGTGCCGCAGATTGAGGTGTCCTTCGACATCGACGCGAACGGCATCGTGCACGTGAGCGCGCGCGACCTGGGCACCGGCAAGCAGCAGCAGGTGCGCGTGGTGGGCAACTCCGGCCTCACCGAGGCCGAAATCCAGGCGATGATCACCGACGCCCAGTCGCACTCCGCGGACGACAAGAAGAAGAAGGAGCTGGCGGAGCTGCGCAACAACGCGGACGGGCTCATCTACACCACGGAGAAGAGCCTGGAGGAGTACGCCAACCTCCTGTCGGAGAAGGACAAGGGCGAAATCCAGGCGGACCTGGAGCGCCTGCGCTCCGTGCTCAACACCTCCGACGCGGGCGTCCTGAAGGAGGCCTTCCAGCGCCTGGAGGGCAGCGCCTACCGCATCGCGGACGCCATCTACACCGACCAGGCCAAGTCCGGCTGA
- a CDS encoding branched-chain amino acid ABC transporter permease: protein MAAPGVTTLSDVDAGRVPPALRGILPVLIALPVLALAEVLLGASPFATYLLSVVGVNIILAVSLNIVNGMTGQFSIGHAGFMAVGAYIAGVTSLELKEVALSFLPVAASDQVLFTVALLAGGTCAALCGFLVGLPSLRLRGDYLAIVTLGFGEIIRVVVQNTEAFGRALGLSGIPQYSSVAMVYFWVFLVVLVARRIAGSSHGRSLWAIREDEVAAEAMGVDTTGYKVRAFVISSFFAGIAGGLFAHFVPIINPGSFTFVKSMEVVVMVVLGGLGSSTGAIVAAIFLTLLPEGLRSLFGALGAEGSLAQKVDQIRMPVYGLLLVVLMLARPQGLFGTKELWDVLPRWLPRKKKGLT, encoded by the coding sequence ATGGCGGCCCCTGGCGTTACGACGCTGTCCGACGTGGACGCGGGCCGCGTGCCCCCGGCCCTGCGCGGCATCCTGCCCGTGCTCATCGCGCTGCCGGTGCTGGCGCTGGCGGAGGTGCTGCTGGGCGCCTCGCCCTTCGCCACGTACCTGCTGTCCGTGGTGGGGGTGAACATCATCCTCGCGGTGAGCCTCAACATCGTGAACGGCATGACGGGCCAGTTCTCCATTGGCCACGCGGGCTTCATGGCCGTGGGCGCGTACATCGCGGGCGTCACGTCGCTGGAGCTCAAGGAGGTGGCGCTGTCCTTCCTGCCGGTGGCCGCCAGCGACCAGGTGCTCTTCACCGTGGCGCTGCTCGCGGGCGGCACCTGCGCGGCGCTGTGCGGCTTCCTCGTGGGCCTGCCGTCCCTGCGGCTGCGCGGGGACTACCTGGCCATCGTCACGCTGGGCTTCGGTGAAATCATCCGCGTGGTGGTGCAGAACACGGAGGCCTTCGGCCGCGCGCTGGGGCTGTCCGGCATCCCGCAGTACTCCAGCGTGGCCATGGTGTACTTCTGGGTCTTCCTGGTGGTGCTGGTGGCCCGGCGCATCGCGGGCTCCAGCCACGGCCGCAGCCTGTGGGCCATCCGCGAGGACGAGGTGGCCGCGGAGGCCATGGGCGTGGACACCACCGGCTACAAGGTCCGCGCGTTCGTCATCTCGTCGTTCTTCGCGGGCATCGCGGGCGGCCTGTTCGCGCACTTCGTGCCCATCATCAACCCGGGCTCGTTCACCTTCGTGAAGTCCATGGAGGTCGTCGTCATGGTGGTGCTGGGCGGGTTGGGCTCCAGCACGGGCGCCATCGTCGCGGCCATCTTCCTCACGCTCCTGCCTGAAGGCCTGCGCTCGCTGTTCGGCGCGCTGGGCGCCGAGGGCAGCCTGGCGCAGAAGGTGGATCAGATCCGCATGCCCGTGTACGGCCTGCTGCTGGTGGTGCTGATGCTGGCCCGTCCGCAGGGCCTGTTCGGCACGAAGGAGCTCTGGGACGTGCTGCCCCGGTGGCTTCCCCGGAAGAAGAAGGGGCTGACATGA
- a CDS encoding serine/threonine-protein kinase translates to MAVNRMADDILEDCLERGLDLDTGLDVFLTQCARMVHAKAGFVSLRGTRGPVLTRVLGELGVDVFEAAHWRGPRKLREGRMLFCQQLTLGRLNLGGLGLLVEGDFEDGGARVMGLVEAIGEQLDSAVLSFLALTDGRGPLERLDELDVDGTPVNRGRIGRYEIVRPLGTGGMAQVLIARTRGPEGLGRLVALKRILPHLTAQPEMVQQFLDEARIGLRLSHPNLVHVYDFGEAQGAYYIAMELVNGIDLDRLLRANKGPVEPAVASAIVSQALLGLHAAHALKGEDGASLELVHRDLSPHNLMVGFDGQVKVLDFGVAKVRAQRTVTLPGIVKGKPLYMSPEQALGQKLDARSDLFAMGLILYQALTGRRAFERDDELATMKAICQEKLTKPPEVPAPLWNVLSVALSKAPEARFDSAHAMADRLLAACPPARDTALAALAGRLFPERLRDSQRLETAVDRAREAPTRATPPARAPR, encoded by the coding sequence ATGGCCGTGAACCGGATGGCCGACGACATCCTCGAGGACTGCCTGGAGCGGGGGCTGGACCTCGACACCGGCCTGGACGTGTTCCTCACGCAGTGCGCCCGCATGGTGCACGCGAAGGCGGGCTTCGTGTCCCTCCGGGGCACGCGGGGGCCCGTGCTGACGCGCGTGCTGGGCGAGCTGGGCGTGGACGTCTTCGAGGCGGCGCACTGGCGCGGCCCCCGGAAGCTGCGCGAGGGCCGGATGCTCTTCTGCCAGCAGCTCACCCTGGGACGGCTGAACCTGGGCGGGCTGGGGCTGCTGGTGGAGGGGGACTTCGAGGACGGCGGCGCGCGGGTGATGGGGCTGGTGGAGGCGATTGGCGAGCAGCTGGACTCCGCGGTGCTGTCCTTCCTGGCGCTGACGGACGGCCGGGGCCCGCTGGAGCGGCTGGACGAACTGGACGTGGACGGCACGCCGGTCAACCGCGGGCGCATTGGCCGCTATGAAATCGTGAGGCCCCTGGGCACGGGCGGCATGGCGCAGGTGCTCATCGCGCGCACGCGCGGGCCGGAGGGGCTGGGGCGGCTGGTGGCGCTCAAGCGCATCCTGCCCCACCTGACGGCCCAGCCAGAGATGGTGCAGCAGTTCCTGGACGAGGCGCGCATCGGCCTGCGGCTGTCGCACCCCAACCTCGTGCACGTCTACGACTTCGGCGAGGCGCAGGGCGCGTACTACATCGCCATGGAGCTGGTGAACGGCATCGACCTGGACCGGCTGCTGCGCGCCAACAAGGGCCCCGTGGAGCCGGCGGTGGCGTCCGCCATCGTGTCGCAGGCGCTCCTGGGGCTGCACGCCGCGCACGCGCTCAAAGGCGAGGACGGCGCGTCGTTGGAGCTGGTGCACCGCGACCTGTCGCCGCACAACCTGATGGTGGGCTTCGACGGCCAGGTGAAGGTGCTGGACTTCGGCGTGGCCAAGGTGCGCGCGCAGCGCACGGTGACGCTGCCGGGCATCGTGAAGGGCAAGCCGCTCTACATGTCCCCGGAGCAGGCGCTGGGCCAGAAGCTGGACGCGCGCAGCGACCTGTTCGCCATGGGGCTCATCCTCTACCAGGCCCTCACGGGCCGGCGCGCCTTCGAGCGCGACGACGAGCTGGCCACCATGAAGGCCATCTGCCAGGAGAAGCTGACGAAGCCTCCGGAAGTGCCCGCGCCCCTGTGGAACGTGCTGTCGGTGGCGCTCTCCAAGGCGCCGGAGGCCCGCTTCGACTCCGCCCACGCCATGGCGGACCGGCTGCTGGCCGCGTGTCCCCCCGCGCGCGACACGGCGCTGGCGGCGCTCGCGGGCCGGCTCTTCCCGGAGCGGCTGCGCGACTCGCAGCGGCTGGAGACCGCGGTGGACCGCGCGCGGGAAGCCCCCACCCGCGCCACGCCGCCCGCCCGTGCCCCTCGCTGA
- a CDS encoding ABC transporter ATP-binding protein — protein sequence MSEPVKVLGERRAFDPLLTVDGIQVRYGAIQALRGVSLTVGKGEMVALIGANGAGKTSTLRAVSGMLKPSAGRITLAGQDITGLKAHQLVPRGMAHAPEGRGIFPNLTVFENLELGAYLRKDTAQVRLDMDKGFSLFPVLRERQRQLAGTLSGGEQQMLAIARALLSKPQLLLLDEPSLGLAPQVTETIFRTLREVNATGVSVLLVEQNAHLALNAAHYGYVLETGEVVMAGPGRALLDSAEVRRAYLGE from the coding sequence GTGAGCGAGCCGGTGAAGGTGCTGGGGGAGCGGCGCGCGTTCGACCCGCTGTTGACGGTGGACGGCATCCAGGTCCGCTATGGCGCCATCCAGGCGCTGCGGGGCGTGTCCCTGACGGTGGGCAAGGGCGAGATGGTGGCCCTCATCGGCGCCAACGGCGCGGGCAAGACGAGCACCCTGCGCGCGGTGAGCGGCATGCTCAAGCCGTCCGCGGGCCGCATCACGCTCGCGGGGCAGGACATCACGGGCCTCAAGGCGCACCAGCTGGTGCCGCGCGGCATGGCGCACGCGCCGGAGGGGCGGGGCATCTTCCCCAACCTCACCGTGTTCGAGAACCTGGAGCTGGGCGCGTACCTGCGCAAGGACACCGCCCAGGTGCGCCTGGACATGGACAAGGGCTTCAGCCTCTTCCCGGTGCTGCGCGAGCGCCAGCGGCAGCTGGCGGGCACGCTGTCCGGTGGTGAGCAGCAGATGCTGGCCATTGCCCGGGCGCTGTTGAGCAAGCCGCAGCTGCTGCTTTTGGACGAGCCGTCCCTGGGCCTGGCTCCGCAGGTGACGGAGACCATCTTCCGCACGCTGCGCGAGGTGAACGCCACCGGCGTCAGCGTGCTCCTGGTGGAGCAGAACGCGCACCTGGCCCTCAACGCCGCCCACTACGGCTACGTGCTGGAGACGGGCGAGGTGGTGATGGCCGGCCCCGGAAGGGCGCTGCTGGACAGCGCCGAGGTGCGGCGCGCGTACCTGGGCGAATAG
- a CDS encoding ABC transporter ATP-binding protein, producing MSAAVTPGPGDALLQATGVSIRFGGLKALTDFNLTVRQGDLLGLIGPNGAGKSTAFNVLTGVYQPTEGEVRVAGQRVNGWVPHQINHLGLARTFQNIRLFRALTALDNVKVACRAQGGLHPVRLGAMAKAGTALRNYRDWWRALLLTPGFQAEERELTRQAEHLLEVMGLSHRRDEEAKNLPYGEQRRLEIARALGTRPKVLLLDEPAAGMNTREKADLMVLIRRLRDEFSLGVLVIEHDMKLVMGICERITVLDHGETIARGAPAEVRSDRKVIEAYLGDSYLESHGGAA from the coding sequence ATGAGCGCCGCCGTGACGCCGGGCCCTGGAGACGCGCTGCTCCAGGCGACGGGCGTGAGCATCCGCTTCGGGGGCCTCAAGGCCCTCACGGACTTCAACCTCACCGTGCGCCAGGGGGACCTGCTGGGCCTCATCGGTCCCAACGGCGCGGGCAAGTCCACCGCGTTCAACGTGCTCACCGGCGTGTACCAGCCCACCGAGGGCGAGGTGCGCGTGGCCGGCCAGCGCGTGAACGGCTGGGTGCCGCATCAGATCAACCACCTGGGCTTGGCGCGCACGTTCCAGAACATCCGCCTGTTCCGCGCGCTGACCGCGCTGGACAACGTGAAGGTGGCCTGCCGCGCTCAGGGGGGGCTGCACCCGGTGCGCCTGGGCGCCATGGCGAAGGCGGGCACGGCGCTGCGCAACTACCGCGACTGGTGGCGCGCGCTGCTGCTCACCCCCGGCTTCCAGGCCGAGGAGCGCGAGCTGACGCGCCAGGCGGAGCACCTGCTGGAGGTCATGGGCCTGTCGCACCGCCGCGACGAGGAGGCGAAGAACCTCCCCTACGGCGAGCAGCGCCGGCTGGAGATCGCCCGCGCGCTGGGCACGCGCCCCAAGGTGCTGCTGCTGGACGAGCCCGCGGCGGGCATGAACACGCGTGAGAAGGCGGACCTGATGGTGCTCATCCGCCGGCTGCGCGACGAGTTCTCGCTGGGGGTGCTGGTCATCGAGCACGACATGAAGCTGGTGATGGGCATCTGCGAGCGCATCACCGTGCTGGACCACGGGGAGACCATCGCCCGCGGTGCTCCGGCGGAGGTGCGCAGCGACCGCAAGGTCATCGAGGCGTACCTGGGCGACAGCTACCTGGAGTCCCACGGAGGCGCGGCGTGA